The following proteins are encoded in a genomic region of Arachis stenosperma cultivar V10309 chromosome 4, arast.V10309.gnm1.PFL2, whole genome shotgun sequence:
- the LOC130974459 gene encoding protein FAR1-RELATED SEQUENCE 5-like has protein sequence MDEFSSGDQAPEWTSSSSDDSFSYEDEDSHQGVENTDNVESSIEKDDDKVTATMLWSSEFDEEVHAYKAYVKYARDMGFAVRKRDLSRDEDGNLNRRYYVCNRQGTRDPKHYRLVDRKRNHKPETRTDCKARCSVYLDKLSMKWRVKTLEEEHNHPMIPEQFVHLISNHRKLTKADKARIVCMKESGFQTSQIIGFLAKLAGGYGNLNFTKKDVYNFIDRDRRAKIENGDAAAAISYLQGKADVDPMSVARYTLVNGNKLGNLFWADGLMINDYQYFGDVLAFDSTYKKNRYNKPIVIFSGSNNHRLTCIFGFAVLASESRDTYTWLLKEFLDVMMNKEPSVVVTDGDDQMRQAIKEVFPSATHRHCAWHIEKNANSHIKDRSLLDAFKVSMYANMTVPQFEAYWEEMIQKFDIGEDHWLLTKYANKEMWATAYLRGKFSAGVRTTSRCEGINSFLKRFIKSRETLLELVENLERVVKEYRNNELVAQFKSMYSKPVLTTGLDSIEQAAAKVYTAEVFAEVKDQLAKVAALKHVGKSGIGSNVVHCVAKFRRPGRLYHVLHDVTSERLECECHRWEQSGIPCSHIFCVMRHEDICELPEHLVLKRWRKDAKAYLNEEVDNGKDPKRAFALRYGSLWSGSIWMNFLAAKTAPTYRYTIGCVNGIIKDLEKRLCLVENVSRPVKDIEDPEIVKTRGAPKLNKKFKGLKTRNCSRCGQTGHTRRTCHNVESEKQCSTGDNGFEGEGHGSRFETGRHNSHDDDVAAKQGSLSSKFGLYSAGCDEVASDSLKNICKNSIPNYITVPKQIFLEEQHINQVHAMNSMPSSSTSPIAKVMPFANAMYSNAGTDVFSFVTTHQWHFQDMMAHARNNL, from the exons ATGGATGAATTTAGCAGTGGTGATCAAGCTCCTGAGTGGACCAGTAGCAGCAGTGACGATAGCTTTTCCTATGAGGATGAAGATTCTCATCAAGGTGTTGAGAACACTGATAATGTTGAATCTAGCATAGAGAAAGATGATGACAAGGTTACTGCAACTATGCTATGGAGTTCTGAGTTTGACGAGGAGGTTCATGCCTATAAAGCTTATGTAAAGTATGCGAGAGATATGGGTTTTGCTGTCCGTAAAAGAGACTTGTCAAGAGATGAGGATGGAAATTTGAATAGAAGGTACTATGTTTGCAATCGCCAAGGGACAAGGGATCCAAAACACTATCGTCTAGTTGATAGAAAGAGGAATCATAAGCCAGAGACAAGAACTGATTGCAAGGCACGTTGTTCTGTTTATTTGGATAAGTTGTCCATGAAATGGAGAGTTAAGACACTAGAAGAGGAACACAACCATCCAATGATCCCAGAACAATTTGTTCATTTAATTTCCAACCATCGGAAGTTGACTAAGGCTGACAAAGCCCGGATTGTTTGCATGAAGGAATCTGGGTTTCAAACTTCTCAAATTATTGGGTTTTTGGCTAAGCTTGCTGGTGGGTATGGTAACCTTAATTTCACGAAGAAGGATGTTTATAACTTCATTGATCGGGATAGGCGTGCGAAGATAGAGAACGGAGATGCTGCGGCAGCAATAAGTTATCTTCAGGGTAAGGCAGATGTGGATCCAATGTCTGTTGCTCGTTATACACTAGTCAACGGTAACAAATTGGGCAATCTTTTCTGGGCTGATGGACTTATGATCAATGACTACCAATACTTTGGAGATGTCTTAGCTTTTGACTCCACTTATAAGAAGAATAGATATAATAAACCTATAGTGATTTTCTCTGGATCAAATAATCATCGTTTGACTTGCATATTTGGGTTTGCTGTGCTTGCCAGTGAAAGTCGAGATACCTACACATGGTTGCTGAAGGAATTTTTGGATGTCATGATGAACAAGGAACCAAGTGTTGTAGTGACTGACGGCGACGATCAAATGCGACAAGCAATAAAGGAGGTATTCCCTAGCGCAACACATAGGCATTGTGCATGGCACATTGAGAAAAATGCAAATAGTCATATCAAGGATCGGTCTCTTTTGGATGCTTTTAAGGTATCAATGTATGCTAATATGACAGTACCCCAATTTGAAGCTTATTGGGAAGAAATGATTCAGAAATTTGATATTGGTGAGGACCACTGGCTTTTAACCAAATATGCCAATAAGGAAATGTGGGCCACTGCATACCTACGCGGAAAGTTTAGTGCAGGTGTTAGAACAACATCTCGATGTGAAGGTATAAACTCTTTCCTAAAAAGGTTTATTAAGTCGCGGGAAACCTTGCTTGAGCTTGTGGAAAATCTAGAGCGCGTGGTTAAAGAATACCGTAACAATGAACTTGTTGCTCAATTCAAGTCTATGTATAGTAAGCCAGTGCTGACTACTGGGTTGGACTCCATTGAGCAGGCTGCAGCAAAGGTTTACACTGCAGAAGTATTTGCAGAGGTGAAGGATCAACTAGCAAAAGTTGCTGCACTAAAGCATGTTGGCAAAAGTGGTATCGGCAGTAATGTTGTTCATTGTGTTGCAAAATTTAGACGACCAGGTAGACTTTATCATGTTCTTCATGATGTGACTTCAGAAAGGCTTGAATGTGAGTGTCACCGTTGGGAACAAAGTGGCATACCATGCAGCCATATATTTTGTGTCATGAGACATGAGGATATTTGTGAATTGCCTGAACATTTGGTTTTAAAGAGATGGCGAAAAGATGCAAAGGCGTACTTAAATGAAGAAGTTGACAATGGAAAAGACCCGAAGAGAGCGTTTGCTCTCCGGTACGGTTCCTTGTGGTCGGGGTCAATTTGGATGAACTTTCTTGCCGCAAAAACTGCACCAACTTATCGCTATACGATTGGATGTGTTAATGGCATTATAAAAGATTTGGAGAAGAGGTTATGCTTGGTCGAAAATGTGAGTAGGCCAGTCAAAGACATTGAGGACCCTGAGATTGTGAAGACAAGGGGTGCGCCAAAACTCAACAAGAAATTCAAGGGATTGAAGACAAGGAACTGCTCCCGTTGTGGGCAAACTGGTCACACCCGAAGAACATGTCATAATGTAGAATCTGAGAAACAATGTTCGACTGGAGACAATGGCTTTGAAGGCGAAGGGCATGGTAGTAGGTTTGAGACAGGGCGGCATAATAGTCATGATGATGATGTCGCG GCCAAGCAAGGATCACTTTCAAGCAAGTTTGGTTTGTATAGCGCAGGTTGTGATGAAGTTGCATCAGACTCTTTAAAAAATATCTGTAAAAATTCTATTCCAAATTATATTACTGTCCCAAAACAGATTTTTTTAGAAGAGCAACACATTAACCAAGTTCATGCTATGAATTCAATGCCATCTTCATCTACATCTCCGATAGCTAAAGTAATGCCATTTGCCAATGCCATGTATTCTAATGCTGGAACAGATGTGTTTTCCTTTGTTACTACCCATCAATGGCATTTTCAG GATATGATGGCACATGCAAGGAACAATCTGTGA